One window of Triticum dicoccoides isolate Atlit2015 ecotype Zavitan chromosome 5A, WEW_v2.0, whole genome shotgun sequence genomic DNA carries:
- the LOC119301784 gene encoding 1-aminocyclopropane-1-carboxylate oxidase 1-like: MAPASSFPIIDMGLLAGEERPAAMDLLHDACENWGFFQVLDHGISTELMDEVEKMTKGHYKRVREQRFLEFASKTLQDGGRAAENLDWESTFFVRHLPEPNIAEIPDLDDDYRRVMKQFASELERLAERLLDLLCENLGLDKGYLTRAFRGSNGAPTFGTKVSSYPPCPRPDLVKGLRAHTDAGGIILLFQDDRVGGLQLLRGGEWVDVPPTRHSIVVNLGDQLEVITNGRYKSVVHRVVAQADGNRMSIASFYNPAGDAVIFPAPALVEAEAAGGAYPRFVFEDYMKLYVRHKFEDKEPRFEAFKSMDSHSSNLIATA; encoded by the exons ATGGCGCCGGCTTCGTCGTTCCCGATCATCGACATGGGGCTGCTGGCCGGGGAGGAGCGACCCGCGGCCATGGACCTGCTGCATGACGCATGCGAGAACTGGGGATTCTTCCAG GTCCTGGACCACGGCATCTCGACGGAGCTGATGGACGAGGTGGAGAAGATGACCAAGGGGCACTACAAGAGGGTGCGCGAGCAGAGGTTCCTCGAGTTCGCGAGCAAGACGCTGCAGGACGGCGGCAGGGCGGCGGAGAACCTGGACTGGGAGAGCACCTTCTTCGTGCGCCACCTCCCGGAGCCCAACATCGCCGAGATACCTGACCTCGACGACGACTACCGGCGGGTGATGAAGCAGTTCGCGTCGGAGCTGGAGAGGCTGGCGGAGCGGCTGCTGGACCTGCTCTGCGAGAACCTCGGCCTCGATAAAGGGTACCTCACGCGCGCGTTCCGGGGCTCCAACGGCGCCCCCACCTTCGGCACCAAGGTCAGCAGCTACCCGCCGTGCCCGCGCCCGGACCTCGTCAAGGGCCTCCGCGCCCACACCGACGCCGGCGGCATCATCCTGCTCTTCCAGGACGACCGCGTCGGCGGGCTCCAGCTGCTCAGGGGCGGCGAGTGGGTGGACGTGCCGCCCACGCGCCACTCCATCGTGGTCAACCTGGGCGACCAGCTGGAGGTGATCACCAACGGCAGGTACAAGAGCGTGGTCCACCGCGTGGTCGCGCAGGCCGACGGCAACCGGATGTCCATCGCCTCCTTCTACAACCCGGCTGGCGACGCGGTGATCTTCCCGGCGCCGGCgctggtggaggcggaggcggcgggcggGGCGTACCCCAGGTTCGTGTTCGAGGACTACATGAAGCTGTACGTGCGCCACAAGTTCGAGGACAAGGAGCCCAGGTTCGAGGCCTTCAAGTCCATGGACAGCCACAGCTCCAACCTCATCGCCACCGCTTAG